A stretch of the Arthrobacter sp. PAMC 25486 genome encodes the following:
- a CDS encoding site-specific DNA-methyltransferase, which yields MTTDASDSPLGTAPAAAWHAEGGNVVAEGDNLSFLGTLPDESFRLIYIDPPFNTGKVQARQNMTNVRSETGSRVGFKGRSYDTIKGLTLSYNDQFGDYWEFLEPRLEEAWRLLTDDGTLYLHLDYREVHYAKVLLDALFGRECFLNEIIWAYDYGARSKKRWPAKHDNILVYVKNPKTYYFNSTEVDREPYMAPGLVTPEKVALGKLPTDTWWHTIVSPNGREKTGYPTQKPLGILRRIIAASTERGDWVLDFFGGSGTTGAAALELERRFVMVDQNPEAIEVMRARLDPELVTFVKHEGGTNDNAG from the coding sequence ATGACAACGGACGCGAGCGATTCCCCACTGGGCACTGCCCCGGCAGCAGCCTGGCATGCGGAGGGTGGCAATGTGGTCGCGGAGGGCGACAACCTCAGCTTTCTGGGCACACTTCCGGATGAGAGTTTCCGGCTGATCTACATCGACCCGCCGTTCAACACCGGCAAGGTCCAGGCCCGGCAGAACATGACGAACGTGCGCAGTGAAACCGGCTCGCGCGTGGGGTTCAAGGGGCGCAGCTACGACACCATCAAGGGCCTGACGCTCAGCTACAACGACCAATTCGGTGACTACTGGGAATTCCTGGAACCCCGGCTCGAGGAGGCCTGGCGCCTGCTGACCGACGACGGCACCCTCTACCTGCACCTCGACTACCGCGAGGTCCACTACGCGAAGGTGCTGCTCGACGCGCTCTTCGGCCGCGAATGCTTCCTCAACGAGATCATCTGGGCCTACGACTACGGCGCCCGCTCCAAAAAGCGCTGGCCCGCCAAGCACGACAACATCCTCGTGTACGTCAAAAACCCGAAAACGTACTACTTCAACAGCACCGAAGTGGACCGCGAACCGTACATGGCGCCCGGCCTGGTCACGCCCGAAAAGGTGGCGCTGGGCAAGCTGCCCACCGACACCTGGTGGCACACCATCGTCTCACCCAATGGCCGCGAAAAGACCGGGTATCCGACTCAGAAACCTTTGGGGATCCTGCGGCGCATCATCGCGGCCAGCACCGAACGTGGCGACTGGGTGCTCGACTTCTTCGGCGGCTCCGGGACCACCGGCGCTGCGGCTCTCGAACTTGAGCGGCGGTTCGTGATGGTGGACCAAAACCCGGAGGCCATCGAGGTCATGCGGGCGCGGCTGGATCCTGAACTGGTCACCTTCGTTAAGCACGAGGGCGGGACGAACGACAACGCTGGTTGA